A portion of the Candida dubliniensis CD36 chromosome R, complete sequence genome contains these proteins:
- a CDS encoding [pyruvate dehydrogenase [lipoamide]] kinase, mitochondrial precursor, putative (Similar to S. cerevisiae PKP1), translating to MGTAWELTQALKDQIFKYASFNQTPVSLRQMVQFGPVPSPGSIFLASRFIVEELPIRLAKKVKDLENAPLGLNEMPSTIQVKNWYAQSFQELTELHKPKISDELAKLLSKGASKHSLPEDSITEKPHVKQEIHRIPDSLDDNPAINNIFSDDGIVVRHHHHHHSISRARPRLSDNTQTRVESPTYGMSYFSPCQGNIVWPKEVYDYNKLVRETLEVIKKRHDATVATMAQGVQEWKTKNQTVMVNSQIQTFLDRFYMSRIGIRMLIGQHIALNMAQNSPTKQRLSSLINGSQGTTKKPRSNYVGVICTDCNVGEIAEDAIETAKYICEEYYGLFEAPEIQLIAPQQDINFMYVPGHLIHMLFETLKNSLRATIEFHTPKLKQKMIDEDPNLKFDEIDINDLKFPPIKVIISEGTEDIAIKISDEGGGIPRSSLPLIWTYLYTTVDETPKLEPEYDQTSFKAPMAGFGYGLPISRLYAQYFGGDLKLISMEGYGTDVYLHLNRLSSSNEPLP from the coding sequence ATGGGTACAGCTTGGGAATTAACACAAGCTCTCAAGGatcaaatattcaaatatgCTTCTTTCAACCAAACCCCGGTTTCCTTGAGACAGATGGTCCAATTTGGACCGGTTCCTTCCCCAGGTTCAATTTTCTTAGCATCAAGATTTATCGTTGAAGAGTTACCAATCCGATTGGCTAAAAAAGTGAAAGATTTGGAGAATGCCCCATTAGGATTGAATGAAATGCCATCAACAATTCAGGTGAAAAATTGGTATGCCCAATCCTTCCAAGAATTAACGGAATTACATAAACCAAAGATAAGCGACGAGTTGGCAAAGCTTTTATCCAAAGGTGCCAGTAAACATTCTCTACCAGAGGACTCGATAACTGAAAAACCACATGTCAAACAAGAGATACATCGTATACCCGATCTGCTAGATGACAACCCGgcaatcaataatatttttagCGACGATGGGATTGTTGTCCGacatcaccaccatcaccattCCATTTCCAGAGCAAGACCCCGTTTAAGTGATAACACCCAAACAAGAGTTGAATCACCAACTTATGGCATGTCGTATTTTAGTCCGTGTCAGGGAAACATTGTGTGGCCAAAAGAAGTTTATGATTACAACAAATTGGTTCGTGAAACATTGGAAgtaattaaaaaaagacaCGATGCTACAGTGGCAACCATGGCCCAAGGAGTTCAAGAATGGAAAACTAAAAATCAAACTGTGATGGTCAATTCTCAAATCCAGACGTTTTTAGATCGGTTTTATATGTCGAGAATTGGTATAAGAATGTTGATTGGTCAACATATTGCTTTAAATATGGCCCAGAATTCACCTACAAAGCAGAGATTAAGTTCATTGATTAACGGGTCTCAAGGAACCACCAAGAAGCCTCGTTCAAATTATGTTGGTGTCATATGTACTGATTGCAATGTTGGGGAAATTGCTGAAGATGCTATTGAAACTGCCAAGTACATTTGTGAAGAATATTATGGGTTATTTGAAGCCCCAGAAATACAGTTGATTGCACCTCAACAAGACATAAATTTTATGTATGTTCCTGGACACTTGATTCACATGCTTTTTGAAACTTTGAAGAACTCTTTGAGAGCTACCATCGAGTTCCACACACCAAAGTTGAAACAAAAGATGATAGACGAAGAtccaaatttgaaatttgacGAAATCGAtataaatgatttgaaatttccACCTATAAAAGTAATTATCCTGGAAGGTACCGAAGACATTGCAATAAAAATTTCTGATGAGGGTGGTGGTATACCTAGGTCATCATTGCCGTTGATTTGGACGTATTTGTACACAACCGTGGATGAAACACCAAAATTAGAACCAGAATATGATCAAACCTCATTCAAAGCACCAATGGCTGGTTTTGGTTACGGTTTACCCATTAGTAGATTATATGCAcaatattttggtggtgattTGAAGTTGATTTCCATGGAAGGCTATGGAACTGATGTTTACTTGCATTTGAATAGATTGAGTAGTTCTAATGAACCGCTCCCATGA